CAATTACATGAAAAAGCACTTGTTGAAGGAATAAAAGCAATGGGATTAGAGTTATTCAATGATGTTCCGTGGAAACTTCCGATGGTAACTTGTGTGCGTATACCTGATGGAATTGATGGAGAGGAAGTTCGTTCAATGCTTCTTAATCAATTTGGGATTGAGATTGCAAGCTCTTTTGGTCCTCTTCATGGGAAGATCTGGAGAATTGGAACGATGGGATATAGCTGTCGAAAAGAAAATGTCTTATTTGTTTTATCTGCCCTTGAAGCTGCTCTGATTCGTTTGGGAGCAAACTTACATGTAGGAAAAGGCTTGCAAGCTACGTTGGATATTTATGAATCAATGAATTTAGTAGCTAAATAGAATGGGTGGAAAAGATTCTGGAGAAGAACCAGGATCTTTTTGTTAAATCTAAAAGGGGGATCACTGTGAGAGATCAATGGAATGCATTTTTTGATAAAAAAATAATATTGGAACCAACGAAAGCTGGAGCGCTAAACGGTTTAACGTTTGCTGTAAAAGATGTTATATCGATTAAAGGGTACAAAAATGGTGCTGGGAATCCAGATTGGTTAAAAACTCATAAAGAATCACATGAACATGCTCCAGTAGTTAAATGTCTTTTAGAACAAGGTGCAAAGCTAGTGGGAACTACTCAAACGGATGAAATAATGTACAGTCTAAATGGTGAAAATTTTCATTATGGTACACCGGTAAATCCGAAGGATCCGAGGCGGATTCCAGGAGGTTCCTCAAGTGGCTCAGCTGTTGCGGTTGCAGCTGGTTTAGTTGATTTTGCTTTAGGGACTGATACAGGTGGTTCTGTTCGAATACCTTCATCTTATTGTGGAATATATGGCTTTCGCCCGACTCATGGAGCAATATCGGTTGATGGAGTGATTCCGTTGGCAAGAAGCTTTGACACAGTTGGATGGATGACAAGAGACCTAGAACGATTATGTAGAGTAGGAGAAGTGCTATTGAAAGCTCAAGATACAAGTGATAGTTTTACAGAAATGTTTTTCGCTGAAGATGCATGGAGGCTATTGGATGATGAATATAGTGGGGCATTGTTAAAGACTGTTTCTTCAATGGAACTTCCGACAATAAGAAAATGGGTCAAAATATCGAAAGAAGGATTATCTGAATGGTCAAGTACTTTCAGAGTTTTACAAGGACTTGAGATTTGGAACGAACATGGAGAATGGATCAAAAAAGAAAAGCCAACATTCGGACCGGGCATTTCTGAAAGGTTCCAATGGACCAGTACACTTAACGTAAGTGAGAGTCGGCAACAATGTCAGTGCAGGGAGAATATGAAACAATCAATATCTACGCTCTTAGGAGAAAGTGGAATTATTGTTATTCCGACAGCACCAGGCCCAGCTCCTCTTCTAAATTTGTACGGAGAAAAAGCGGAACAGTATCGAGTGAAAGCAATGAAACTTTCCTGTATAGCGGGGTTGGCTGGCTTGCCGCAGATTACACTTCCTTTAACAGAAGTGAATGGACTTCCTATAGGTTTATCGTTTATAGCAAATCAGTATCAAGATCTTAAGCTTCTTAATTGGGTAAAGAGTATTTCAAGGTAGGGGGTCTGTTTAATGAAACTTGCAACAATAAAGAACGAAGGTGAAGAGTTTGCTGTTATTATTACAGCCGAAAAGGCTGTTTCTATTCGAGAGATTAATAGGGTTCTTGGAATGGGTTGGAGTGAAGATCTGTTTAGTATTCTAGAAAAAAATCAACTTTCTTCATTGAATGACTGGTATAGAAATGGGGGAATGGAAAAATTGGGAAGTTCTTCGTTAATGGATATAGATAACTTGTCATTTGGCCCTTTGTACCGCAATCCAGGAAAGATATGGGGAGTGGGGATGAATTACGTTGAAAAGGCAATTGAATTATCCGGAAGTCCACCAGGGGAAGAGCCTGTTATTTTTATGAAGCCGATTACTAGTGTGATAGGTCCTAATGATCCGATCATTTTGCCGGATCAAGATCAATCTTCACAGGTTACAGCGGAGGCTGAGCTTGGTGTTATTATCGGGAAAATGTGCAAAAATATTAAGGAAGAAGAAGCGCGTAATGTTGTTGCTGGCTTTACAACAACATTAGATATGACGGCAAAAGATATACATGCAAAGGATCCTCGTTTTTTACAACGATCCAAAAGCTTTGATACGTTTTTCAGTTTCGGCCCCTACTTTTTAACGATAGATGAATGTCAAGATTTGGAAAATATAAGAGTAAGCACAAGTATAAATGGTTGTAAGAAGCATCAAAACGTTGTTCGCAACATGATGTTTAAACCTTGGTGGATTGTTTCCTTTTTCTCAGAAATAATGACCCTTCACCCTGGTGATATCATTATGACGGGTACTCCGGGATCGGTTCTGATTCGTGACAGAGATGTTGTGGGATGTGAAATCTCTGGGTTTAAGGAGTTGAGAAATTTAGTTGTGGGAAAATATAGTGTTAATTGATTGGAGTAGGTGTCTTTAAAGAGATACCTGTTTTTTTATGTTAGGATTTGTTACTTTTGAAGAATTGTTAGCGATAATTTTAGTTAAATAATACAAAGAGAACTTAAATAATTCATAGATCCTCTAATGATTTATCTGAAATTCTACTATAAAATGTAATTAGATGTTAACTTTATTAACACGTTTAGTAATGAAGTATTACAATAAGTAGTTTAGATGATAAAGGAGGATCACATGGAAACAAATTATGATTTAAAACCAATCCTAAGTGAAAAGAATCGAATACTAGGCCCAAAAGCTTATGTGGCAATGTGGTGGGGAGACGCAGTTATGGTTGGGTCGTTTATGTTAGGATCAAGCCTTATTCCTCCATTTGGTGAATTAAACTTAACACAAGCATTAATTGGATTAGTTTTGGCGAATTTACTTGCGGCCTTATTATTTGCTTTAAATGGTAGAGTGGGGTGGAAACATGGAATACCTATGGTTGTTCAACTTCGTTCCTCGTTCGGTCCAGTCGGAGCAAAAATACCTTCATTAATGCGTGCAATACCAGCATTATTCTGGTATGGAGTTCAAAGTTGGTTAGGAGCACAAGCGTTAAATCAAATTTTTATGGATATATTCGAGTTTAACAATGTCTGGGTATGGTTCTTTGGTTTTCAGGCTTTACAAATTTATTTATCTGCTAAAGGAATTAAATCAATTAAGTGGATTGAAGTGGTTGGTTCAGTTGTGATTATGTTAGGTGTTGTTTACTTAATTTTCTTATTTTTATCTACATTTGGCTTTGAAGTAACAGAAACGGCTAATGTTGAGGGTTCATGGGGAATTCC
This Metabacillus endolithicus DNA region includes the following protein-coding sequences:
- a CDS encoding amidase; amino-acid sequence: MRDQWNAFFDKKIILEPTKAGALNGLTFAVKDVISIKGYKNGAGNPDWLKTHKESHEHAPVVKCLLEQGAKLVGTTQTDEIMYSLNGENFHYGTPVNPKDPRRIPGGSSSGSAVAVAAGLVDFALGTDTGGSVRIPSSYCGIYGFRPTHGAISVDGVIPLARSFDTVGWMTRDLERLCRVGEVLLKAQDTSDSFTEMFFAEDAWRLLDDEYSGALLKTVSSMELPTIRKWVKISKEGLSEWSSTFRVLQGLEIWNEHGEWIKKEKPTFGPGISERFQWTSTLNVSESRQQCQCRENMKQSISTLLGESGIIVIPTAPGPAPLLNLYGEKAEQYRVKAMKLSCIAGLAGLPQITLPLTEVNGLPIGLSFIANQYQDLKLLNWVKSISR
- a CDS encoding fumarylacetoacetate hydrolase family protein gives rise to the protein MKLATIKNEGEEFAVIITAEKAVSIREINRVLGMGWSEDLFSILEKNQLSSLNDWYRNGGMEKLGSSSLMDIDNLSFGPLYRNPGKIWGVGMNYVEKAIELSGSPPGEEPVIFMKPITSVIGPNDPIILPDQDQSSQVTAEAELGVIIGKMCKNIKEEEARNVVAGFTTTLDMTAKDIHAKDPRFLQRSKSFDTFFSFGPYFLTIDECQDLENIRVSTSINGCKKHQNVVRNMMFKPWWIVSFFSEIMTLHPGDIIMTGTPGSVLIRDRDVVGCEISGFKELRNLVVGKYSVN